Proteins co-encoded in one Vibrio aquimaris genomic window:
- a CDS encoding acyltransferase, whose product MPIKLITRLRNKFRIQGNNHTINLSPSAKIRQCSILIKGQNNTLIIEDNVNIRDCHIEIDGDNCLIKIDKNTTIGHNSYLSSRESGTKLSIGEGCMLSRNVKIMTSDGHDILKNNNRINPSKDINIGNHVWLADSVTILKGTCVGDFSIVGINSTLTKSIPHNSIAVGNPAKVIADGVSWRRKLTF is encoded by the coding sequence ATGCCTATCAAACTAATCACTAGACTTAGGAATAAGTTTCGAATTCAAGGTAATAACCATACTATTAATCTATCGCCTTCAGCCAAAATTCGTCAATGTTCGATTTTAATTAAAGGCCAAAACAACACATTAATAATTGAAGACAATGTTAATATTCGAGATTGCCATATAGAAATAGATGGCGATAATTGCCTAATTAAAATAGACAAAAACACAACAATAGGGCATAACAGCTATTTATCTTCTAGAGAAAGTGGAACTAAGCTATCAATCGGTGAAGGTTGCATGCTATCGAGAAATGTCAAAATAATGACCAGTGATGGCCATGATATTTTAAAAAATAATAACCGTATAAACCCATCTAAAGATATAAACATTGGAAATCATGTTTGGTTAGCAGATAGTGTCACCATATTAAAAGGAACATGCGTTGGAGACTTCTCAATAGTAGGTATAAATTCAACTTTAACCAAGTCAATTCCCCACAATAGCATTGCAGTAGGCAACCCTGCCAAAGTCATAGCTGACGGAGTAAGCTGGAGACGAAAATTAACATTCTAG
- the rfaD gene encoding ADP-glyceromanno-heptose 6-epimerase, with protein sequence MIIVTGGAGMIGSNIIKALNSKGINDILVVDNLKNGKKFQNIVDLDIADYMDRDDFLTQIMAGDDFGPVDAIFHQGACSATTEWDGKYMMLNNYEYSKELLHYCLEREIPFLYASSAATYGETDKFIEEKEYEGALNVYGYSKQQFDNYVRRIWQDAEKHGEKLSQVTGFRYFNVYGPREQHKGSMASVAFHLNNQMNAGENPKLFAGSEAFKRDFVYVGDVAAVNLWFMKSGVSGIFNLGTGNAESFEDVAKAVINFHGKGAVETIPFPEHLKGAYQEYTQADLTKLRAAGCKHKFKTVAEGVAEYMKLINK encoded by the coding sequence ATGATAATCGTAACTGGTGGTGCTGGCATGATTGGCAGCAACATCATCAAAGCACTTAACAGTAAAGGTATTAACGATATTCTGGTCGTGGATAACCTGAAGAATGGTAAAAAATTTCAAAACATAGTCGATCTTGATATTGCTGATTATATGGATCGTGATGATTTTCTGACTCAAATCATGGCAGGTGATGATTTTGGCCCTGTCGACGCCATTTTCCACCAAGGTGCATGTTCAGCGACTACTGAATGGGACGGTAAGTACATGATGCTCAACAACTATGAGTATTCAAAAGAGCTTCTTCACTACTGCCTTGAACGAGAGATCCCATTCCTATACGCATCCTCTGCTGCGACTTATGGTGAAACTGACAAATTTATTGAAGAAAAAGAGTATGAAGGCGCTCTTAACGTCTATGGATACTCTAAACAACAATTTGACAACTATGTTCGCCGTATTTGGCAAGATGCGGAAAAACATGGAGAGAAACTATCTCAAGTTACAGGCTTTCGCTACTTCAACGTTTATGGTCCTCGCGAACAACATAAAGGCTCGATGGCTTCAGTAGCCTTCCACTTAAATAATCAAATGAACGCTGGCGAAAATCCAAAATTGTTTGCAGGGAGCGAAGCCTTCAAACGAGATTTCGTCTATGTAGGTGATGTTGCGGCAGTTAATCTTTGGTTCATGAAAAGTGGTGTTTCAGGCATTTTTAATCTGGGTACTGGTAATGCAGAGTCATTCGAAGACGTTGCCAAAGCAGTAATCAATTTCCACGGGAAAGGCGCTGTCGAAACTATCCCGTTCCCTGAGCACTTAAAAGGTGCTTATCAAGAATATACTCAAGCCGACCTCACTAAACTGCGGGCAGCTGGCTGCAAACATAAGTTTAAAACTGTTGCGGAAGGTGTGGCGGAGTATATGAAATTGATAAATAAATAG
- a CDS encoding sugar transferase, whose product MIRLLDFIFSFVSLLFLWPLLLVVMLMGFFDTGSPIFIQERIGRYKKPFKLIKFRTMSVETESVASHLANSTSITKLGGFLRKTKIDELPQLINVIKGDMSLVGPRPNLFNQTELIKERDALGIYDALPGITGLAQVHNIDMSTPELLAKLDKEMIDTMNVKDYFRYLVTTATGSGRGDAVK is encoded by the coding sequence ATGATACGCCTACTAGATTTCATATTTTCCTTCGTTTCCTTATTGTTCCTCTGGCCTCTACTGCTAGTGGTAATGCTAATGGGTTTTTTTGATACGGGTTCACCTATTTTTATTCAGGAGCGTATAGGTCGGTATAAGAAGCCTTTCAAGCTTATAAAGTTTCGTACTATGTCGGTAGAAACGGAATCCGTCGCTAGTCACTTAGCCAATAGTACATCAATTACAAAGCTCGGAGGATTTCTGCGTAAAACTAAGATAGATGAGCTGCCGCAGTTGATTAATGTTATTAAGGGTGACATGAGCCTAGTGGGGCCGAGACCTAACTTATTTAACCAAACAGAGCTAATTAAAGAGCGTGATGCATTGGGTATATATGATGCATTACCTGGAATTACTGGTTTGGCTCAAGTTCATAACATTGATATGTCAACACCAGAGTTATTAGCTAAACTTGATAAAGAGATGATCGATACTATGAATGTAAAAGATTACTTTAGGTACCTTGTTACGACAGCCACAGGCAGTGGTCGTGGAGATGCGGTTAAATAG